The following coding sequences are from one Tubulanus polymorphus chromosome 12, tnTubPoly1.2, whole genome shotgun sequence window:
- the LOC141913924 gene encoding juvenile hormone acid O-methyltransferase-like, translating to MNPNAELYSNASDGNRNWAANILSTIDFKPGGYSNVLDIGCGSGEVTNTILSKLDNVEHLTAFDKYESMVDFARSKNPNPKIEYLVADLTDPDSYGADWRRKFDLVTSFMVLHWTPNQYKNLENIKRLLSVNGEVVLVLITSSMMVHMCDVDKLEKWSPYFQGFTPDWSLEPSWEEYSEWRSPDIVSGYRRMAESLGFAVKRCEITTRDYTFSDRESAKQWFGAILPHVKRIPESKLAEFMDDALGVYMGKVPVDENGTLHMAASAVVVHLQIIS from the exons ATGAATCCGAACGCGGAACTTTATTCGAATGCTAGCGACGGCAACAGAAATTGGGCCGCTAATATTTTATCGACCATTGATTTCAAGCCGGGTGGTTACAGTAATGTATTGGATATAGGCTGCGGTAGCGGTGAAGTCACTAATACCATACTGAGTAAATTGGACAACGTCGAACATCTTACCGCTTTTGATAAG TACGAATCTATGGTCGATTTCGCCCGTTCGAAAAATCCGAATCCTAAAATCGAATACCTGGTCGCCGACTTGACCGATCCCGACTCGTACGGAGCGGACTGGCGACGGAAATTCGACTTGGTCACGTCGTTCATGGTTCTTCACTGGACTCCGAATCAATATAAGAacttggaaaatataaaacgtcTACTCTCCGTTAACGGGGAAGTCGTCCTCGTGCTGATTACGTCATCAATGATGGTTCACATGTGCGATGTAGACAAATTGGAAAAATGGTCTCCGTATTTCCAG GGATTTACACCGGACTGGTCGTTGGAGCCGAGCTGGGAGGAATACAGTGAATGGAGGTCTCCGGATATAGTCAGTGGATATCGCCGAATGGCTGAATCATTGGGGTTCGCTGTTAAACGTTGTGAAATCACAACTCGTGATTACACATTTTCCGATCGCGAATCTGCAAAAC aatggttCGGCGCAATTTTACCGCACGTAAAACGAATTCCCGAATCGAAACTAGCCGAGTTCATGGACGACGCGCTCGGTGTTTATATGGGAAAAGTTCCAGTCGATGAAAATGGCACGTTACACATGGCAGCTTCCGCTGTTGTGGTCCACCTGCAAATCATATCTTAG